In the genome of Deinococcus deserti VCD115, one region contains:
- a CDS encoding TSUP family transporter: MPGPEVLLYGLPLAFLAGFIDAVAGGGGTITLPTLFFMGLSPAQAVATNKLLAIFGSGSATVQYWRKGHVDRDLVVRLIPLALAGSALGAYLVHFIDPDAFRTLVGIVILGVGALVLVNKRFGMEDRFPGLTTRVLALTLPGAFVIGLYDGFLGPGTGTFLMFLFALVGFNLVRSSGNARTINFATNLGAFLFFLVGGQMVWWIGLPMGVANALGAALGARMAMLRGSGFVKGMYALIVLLVAARLFLVH, translated from the coding sequence GTGCCCGGCCCCGAAGTGCTTCTCTACGGTCTTCCACTTGCCTTTCTGGCTGGATTTATTGACGCTGTTGCAGGTGGTGGCGGCACCATCACGCTTCCTACGCTGTTTTTTATGGGGCTGAGCCCCGCGCAGGCGGTGGCCACCAACAAACTGCTGGCCATTTTCGGCTCGGGCAGCGCCACCGTGCAGTACTGGCGCAAGGGCCATGTGGACCGTGACCTGGTGGTGCGGCTGATCCCGCTGGCGCTGGCGGGAAGTGCGCTGGGTGCCTACCTGGTACATTTCATCGACCCCGACGCCTTTCGGACGCTGGTGGGAATAGTGATTCTGGGCGTGGGCGCGCTGGTACTGGTCAACAAGCGCTTTGGTATGGAAGACCGGTTTCCGGGGCTGACCACCCGTGTCCTGGCCCTGACCCTGCCGGGTGCGTTTGTGATCGGTCTCTATGACGGCTTCCTTGGCCCCGGCACCGGCACGTTCCTGATGTTCCTGTTCGCGCTGGTGGGCTTCAACCTGGTCCGTTCCAGTGGCAACGCCCGCACCATCAACTTTGCCACCAATCTGGGCGCCTTCCTCTTTTTCCTGGTCGGCGGGCAGATGGTCTGGTGGATCGGCCTGCCCATGGGGGTGGCGAACGCCCTGGGAGCGGCCCTGGGCGCCCGCATGGCTATGCTGCGCGGCAGCGGTTTCGTGAAGGGCATGTACGCCCTGATTGTGCTGCTGGTGGCGGCCCGCCTCTTCCTGGTTCATTAA
- the msrA gene encoding peptide-methionine (S)-S-oxide reductase MsrA, protein MTDTAMQGMQQAILAGGCFWCTEAVMKDLRGVHKVESGYIGGHTARPDYRSVCSGTTGYAEAVRVTFDPAQVSFRDLLGLFFATHDPTTLNRQGADVGTQYRSAVFPLTPEQERETREMIADLNAQNIFEAPIVTTIEPASEFFVAEAYHQDYYANNPNDGYCRAVIAPKVAKLRQYYGEKLRA, encoded by the coding sequence ATGACCGACACCGCAATGCAGGGCATGCAGCAGGCTATTCTCGCCGGGGGCTGTTTCTGGTGCACCGAGGCCGTGATGAAGGACCTGCGTGGGGTTCATAAGGTAGAAAGCGGCTATATCGGCGGCCATACGGCGCGGCCGGACTACCGCAGCGTATGCAGTGGCACGACCGGTTATGCCGAGGCCGTGAGGGTGACCTTCGACCCGGCCCAGGTGAGCTTCCGCGACCTGCTGGGGCTGTTTTTTGCAACGCACGACCCCACCACGCTCAATCGGCAGGGCGCCGACGTGGGGACGCAGTACCGCAGCGCTGTGTTTCCGCTGACCCCGGAGCAGGAACGCGAGACCCGTGAGATGATTGCCGACCTGAACGCTCAGAACATTTTCGAGGCGCCGATCGTGACCACCATCGAACCGGCCTCTGAATTTTTCGTGGCCGAGGCCTATCACCAGGACTACTACGCCAATAACCCGAATGACGGTTACTGCCGGGCGGTCATAGCACCGAAGGTCGCCAAGCTGAGGCAATACTACGGGGAGAAACTTCGCGCCTGA
- a CDS encoding MOSC domain-containing protein, which translates to MTSMKVISVNVGQPTALQVGNRTKVTGIVKHAVPGRVRVTPAGLEGDRVMDRRYHGGADQAVYVYTREDYDAWAERMGAEQIPGTFGENLVVSGLESAQVRVGDRLELRRLDGEAVVLEVTAPRIPCDTLGAHMADAGFVKRFAQERRPGFYTRVLAGGTVGRGDAVTYLPGDPLAPTVGDLFDMVYAKAPEAELLESYLTFPVAERFRKDIKERLTSLRQ; encoded by the coding sequence ATGACCAGCATGAAGGTGATCAGCGTGAATGTGGGGCAACCTACAGCCCTGCAGGTGGGCAACCGCACCAAGGTCACCGGCATCGTCAAACACGCGGTGCCGGGCCGGGTGCGCGTCACCCCTGCCGGGCTCGAAGGTGACCGGGTCATGGACCGCCGCTACCACGGGGGCGCGGATCAGGCGGTGTATGTGTATACCCGCGAGGACTATGACGCCTGGGCCGAGCGAATGGGCGCTGAGCAGATTCCGGGAACCTTTGGCGAAAATCTGGTGGTCAGCGGCCTGGAATCCGCTCAGGTGCGGGTGGGCGACCGGTTGGAGTTACGTCGCCTGGACGGCGAGGCCGTCGTGCTGGAAGTCACGGCACCCCGAATCCCCTGCGACACCCTGGGTGCTCACATGGCTGACGCGGGTTTCGTGAAGCGGTTTGCCCAGGAACGCCGGCCCGGCTTCTACACCCGGGTTCTGGCCGGGGGCACCGTTGGGCGCGGTGACGCCGTCACCTATCTTCCAGGCGATCCACTGGCGCCGACGGTAGGCGACCTGTTCGATATGGTGTATGCCAAGGCACCGGAGGCGGAGCTCCTCGAGTCCTATCTCACCTTTCCGGTGGCAGAACGGTTTCGTAAAGACATCAAGGAGCGGCTGACCAGCCTGCGCCAGTAA